The proteins below come from a single Balaenoptera musculus isolate JJ_BM4_2016_0621 chromosome 1, mBalMus1.pri.v3, whole genome shotgun sequence genomic window:
- the ARHGEF2 gene encoding rho guanine nucleotide exchange factor 2 isoform X3, whose amino-acid sequence MKEAKDARYTNGHLFTTISVSGMTMCYACNKSITAKEALICPTCNVTIHNRCKDTLANCTKVKQKQQKAALLKNNTALQSVSLRSKTTTRERPSSAIYPSDSFRQSLLGSRRGRSSLSLAKSVSTTNIAGHFNDESPLGLRRILSQSTDSLNMRNRTLSVESLIDEGAEVIYNELMSDFEMDEKDFAADSWSLAVDSNFLQQHKKEVMKQQDVIYELIQTELHHVRTLKIMTRLFRTGMLEELQLEPGVVQGLFPCVDELSDIHTRFLSQMLERRRQALCPGSTRNFVIHRLGDLLISQFSGPSAEQMRKTYSEFCSRHTKALKLYKELYARDKRFQQFIRKVTRSAVLKRHGVQECILLVTQRITKYPVLINRILQHSHGIEEERQDLTTALGLVKELLSNVDQDVHELEKGARLQEIYNRMDPRAQTPVPGKGPFGREELLRRKLIHDGCLLWKTATGRFKDVLMLLMTDVLVFLQEKDQKYIFPTLDKPSVVSLQNLIVRDIANQEKGMFLISAAPPEMYEVHTASRDDRSTWIRVIQQSVRVCPSREDFPLIETEDEAYLRRIKMELQQKDRALVELLQEKVGLFAEMTHFQVEEDGGSGMPLPTLPRGLFRSESLESPRGERLLQDAIREVEGLKDLLVGPGVELLLTPREPALSVEPDSGGNTSPGVTANGEARTFNGSIELCRADSDSSQKDRNGNQLRSPQEEALQRLVNLYGLLHGLQAAVAQQDTLMEARFPEGPERREKLTRANSRDGEAGRAGAAPVAPEKQATELALLQRQHTLLQEELRRCRRLGEERATEAGSLEARLRESEQARALLEREAEEARRQLAALGHTEPLPAEAPWARRPLDPRRRSLPAGDALYLSFTPPQPSRGHDRLDLPVTIRSVHRPFEDRERQELGSPDERLQDSSDPDTGSEEEGSSRLSPPHSPRDFTRMQDIPEETESRDGEPVASES is encoded by the exons atgaaggaagccAAGGACGCCCGCTATACCAACGGGCACCTCTTCACCACCATCTCCGTTTCGGGCATGACCATGTGCTATGCCTGTAACAAGAGCATCACAGCCAAGGAGGCCCTCATCTGCCCAA CCTGCAATGTGACTATCCACAACCGCTGTAAAGACACCCTCGCCAACTGTACCAAGGTCAAGCAGAAG CAACAGAAAGCTGCCCTGCTGAAGAACAACACTGCCTTGCAGTCTGTTTCACTTCGCAGTAAGA CCACCACTCGGGAGcggcccagctctgccatctaCCCCTCCGACAGCTTCCGACAGTCCCTGCTTGGCTCCCGCCGTGGCCGCTCCTCCTTGTCTTTAGCCAAAAGTGTTTCCACCACCAACATTGCTGG ACACTTCAACGATGAGTCTCCCCTGGGGCTGCGCCGGATCCTCTCACAGTCCACAGACTCCCTCAACATGCGGAACCGGACCCTGTCAGTGGAGTCCCTCATTGACGAAG GTGCGGAGGTGATCTACAATGAGCTGATGAGTGACTTTGAGATGGATGAGAAGGACTTTGCAGCTGATTCCTGGAGCCTTGCTGTGGATAGCAACTTCTTGCAGCAGCATAAAAAGGAGGTGATGAAGCAGCAGGATGTCATTTATG AGCTGATCCAGACAGAGCTACACCATGTGCGGACCCTGAAGATCATGACCCGCCTCTTCCGCACGGGGATGCTGGAAGAGCTACAGCTGGAGCCGGGAGTGGTCCAGGGCCTGTTCCCCTGCGTGGACGAACTCAGTGACATCCATACACGCTTCCTCAGCCAGATGTTAGAACGCCGACGCCAGGCCCTGTGCCCTGGCAGCACCCGGAACTTCGTCATCCATCGCTTGGGTGACCTGCTCATCAGCCAG TTCTCAGGTCCCAGCGCAGAGCAGATGCGGAAGACCTACTCGGAGTTCTGTAGCCGCCACACCAAGGCCTTAAAGCTCTACAAGGAGCTATATGCCCGAGACAAACGCTTTCAGCAGTTCATCCGG AAAGTGACCCGCTCGGCCGTGCTGAAGCGGCATGGTGTACAGGAGTGCATCCTACTGGTGACTCAGCGCATCACCAAGTACCCGGTGCTCATCAACCGGATCCTGCAGCATTCCCACG GGATCGAGGAGGAGCGCCAGGACCTGACGACGGCACTGGGGCTGGTGAAGGAGCTGCTGTCCAACGTAGACCAGGATGTGCACGAGCTGGAGAAAGGGGCCCGCCTGCAGGAGATCTACAACCGTATGGACCCTCGGGCCCAGACCCCGGTGCCTGGCAAGGGCCCTTTTGGCCGAGAGGAGCTTCTGCGGCGCAAGCTCATCCACGATGGTTGCCTGCTCTGGAAGACAGCTACTGGGCGCTTCAAAG ATGTGCTCATGCTGCTGATGACAGATGTGCTGGTATTCCTCCAGGAGAAGGACCAGAAGTACATCTTTCCTACCCTG GACAAGCCCTCGGTGGTGTCACTGCAGAATCTAATCGTGCGGGACATCGCCAACCAGGAGAAAGGGATGTTTCTGATCAGCGCAGCACCCCCTGAGATGTATGAGGTCCACACGGCATCCCGGGATGACCGGAGCACCTGGATCCGCGTCATTCAGCAGAGCGTgcgagt ATGCCCATCCAGGGAGGACTTCCCCCTGATTGAGACAGAGGATGAGGCTTACCTGCGGCGTATCAAGA TGGAGCTGCAGCAGAAAGACCGGGCACTGGTGGAGCTGCTGCAGGAGAAGGTTGGGCTGTTTGCCGAGATGACCCACTTCCAGGTGGAAGAGGATGGCGGCAGCGGGatgcccctgcccaccctgcccaggGGGCTTTTCCGCTCTGAGTCCCTCGAGTCCCCTCGTGGCGAGCGGCTGCTGCAGGATGCCATCCGTGAGG TGGAGGGCCTGAAAGACCTGCTGGTGGGGCCTGGAGTGGAGCTGCTCTTGACACCCCGGGAACCAGCCCTGTCTGTGGAACCGGACAGCGGTGGTAACACGAGTCCTGGAGTCACTGCCA ATGGTGAGGCCAGAACCTTCAATGGCTCCATTGAGCTCTGCAGAGCTGACTCAGACTCCAGCCAGAAG GATCGAAATGGAAATCAGCTGAGATCTCCCCAGGAG GAAGCGTTGCAGCGATTGGTCAATCTCTATGGACTTCTACATGGCCTACAG GCGGCTGTGGCCCAGCAGGACACTTTGATGGAAGCCCGGTTCCCTGAGGGCCCCGAGCGGCGGGAGAAGCTGACCCGAGCCAACTCCCGGGATGGGGAGGCTGGCAGAGCCGGGGCTGCCCCTGTGGCTCCTGAAAAGCAGGCTACGGAACTGGCATTGCTGCAGCGGCAACACACGCTGCTGCAAGAGGAGCTACGGCGCTGCCGACGCCTCGGCGAAGAGCGGGCGACGGAGGCTGGCAGCCTGGAAGCCCGGCTCCGAGAGAGCGAGCAGGCCCGCGCCCTGCTGGAGCGGGAGGCCGAAGAGGCTCGCAGGCAGCTGGCCGCCTTGGGCCACACGGAACCACTCCCAGCTGAGGCCCCCTGGGCCCGGCGGCCTCTGGATCCGAGGCGGCGTAGCCTCCCTGCAGGCGATGCCCTGTACTTAAGTTTCACCCCCCCACAG CCCAGCCGAGGCCATGACCGCCTGGATTTGCCTGTGACTATTCGCTCTGTCCATCGACCCTTTGAGGATCGAGAGAGGCAGGAGCTGGGCAGCCCTGATGAGCGGCTGCAAGATAGCAGTGACCCCGACACCGGCAGTGAGGAGGAAGGTAGCAGCCGTCTGTCTCCACCCCATAGTCCACGAG ACTTCACCCGAATGCAGGACATCCCAGAAGAGACTGAGAGCCGCGACGGGGAGCCTGTAGCTTCAGAGAGCTAA
- the ARHGEF2 gene encoding rho guanine nucleotide exchange factor 2 isoform X2, giving the protein MSRIESLTRARIDRSKELASKTREKEKMKEAKDARYTNGHLFTTISVSGMTMCYACNKSITAKEALICPTCNVTIHNRCKDTLANCTKVKQKQQKAALLKNNTALQSVSLRSKTTTRERPSSAIYPSDSFRQSLLGSRRGRSSLSLAKSVSTTNIAGHFNDESPLGLRRILSQSTDSLNMRNRTLSVESLIDEGAEVIYNELMSDFEMDEKDFAADSWSLAVDSNFLQQHKKEVMKQQDVIYELIQTELHHVRTLKIMTRLFRTGMLEELQLEPGVVQGLFPCVDELSDIHTRFLSQMLERRRQALCPGSTRNFVIHRLGDLLISQFSGPSAEQMRKTYSEFCSRHTKALKLYKELYARDKRFQQFIRKVTRSAVLKRHGVQECILLVTQRITKYPVLINRILQHSHGIEEERQDLTTALGLVKELLSNVDQDVHELEKGARLQEIYNRMDPRAQTPVPGKGPFGREELLRRKLIHDGCLLWKTATGRFKDVLMLLMTDVLVFLQEKDQKYIFPTLDKPSVVSLQNLIVRDIANQEKGMFLISAAPPEMYEVHTASRDDRSTWIRVIQQSVRVCPSREDFPLIETEDEAYLRRIKMELQQKDRALVELLQEKVGLFAEMTHFQVEEDGGSGMPLPTLPRGLFRSESLESPRGERLLQDAIREVEGLKDLLVGPGVELLLTPREPALSVEPDSGGNTSPGVTANGEARTFNGSIELCRADSDSSQKDRNGNQLRSPQEEALQRLVNLYGLLHGLQAAVAQQDTLMEARFPEGPERREKLTRANSRDGEAGRAGAAPVAPEKQATELALLQRQHTLLQEELRRCRRLGEERATEAGSLEARLRESEQARALLEREAEEARRQLAALGHTEPLPAEAPWARRPLDPRRRSLPAGDALYLSFTPPQPSRGHDRLDLPVTIRSVHRPFEDRERQELGSPDERLQDSSDPDTGSEEEGSSRLSPPHSPRDFTRMQDIPEETESRDGEPVASES; this is encoded by the exons ATGTCTCGGATCGAATCCCTCACACGGGCGCGGATCGACCGGAGCAAAGAGCTGGCCAGCAAG ACccgggaaaaagagaaaatgaaggaagccAAGGACGCCCGCTATACCAACGGGCACCTCTTCACCACCATCTCCGTTTCGGGCATGACCATGTGCTATGCCTGTAACAAGAGCATCACAGCCAAGGAGGCCCTCATCTGCCCAA CCTGCAATGTGACTATCCACAACCGCTGTAAAGACACCCTCGCCAACTGTACCAAGGTCAAGCAGAAG CAACAGAAAGCTGCCCTGCTGAAGAACAACACTGCCTTGCAGTCTGTTTCACTTCGCAGTAAGA CCACCACTCGGGAGcggcccagctctgccatctaCCCCTCCGACAGCTTCCGACAGTCCCTGCTTGGCTCCCGCCGTGGCCGCTCCTCCTTGTCTTTAGCCAAAAGTGTTTCCACCACCAACATTGCTGG ACACTTCAACGATGAGTCTCCCCTGGGGCTGCGCCGGATCCTCTCACAGTCCACAGACTCCCTCAACATGCGGAACCGGACCCTGTCAGTGGAGTCCCTCATTGACGAAG GTGCGGAGGTGATCTACAATGAGCTGATGAGTGACTTTGAGATGGATGAGAAGGACTTTGCAGCTGATTCCTGGAGCCTTGCTGTGGATAGCAACTTCTTGCAGCAGCATAAAAAGGAGGTGATGAAGCAGCAGGATGTCATTTATG AGCTGATCCAGACAGAGCTACACCATGTGCGGACCCTGAAGATCATGACCCGCCTCTTCCGCACGGGGATGCTGGAAGAGCTACAGCTGGAGCCGGGAGTGGTCCAGGGCCTGTTCCCCTGCGTGGACGAACTCAGTGACATCCATACACGCTTCCTCAGCCAGATGTTAGAACGCCGACGCCAGGCCCTGTGCCCTGGCAGCACCCGGAACTTCGTCATCCATCGCTTGGGTGACCTGCTCATCAGCCAG TTCTCAGGTCCCAGCGCAGAGCAGATGCGGAAGACCTACTCGGAGTTCTGTAGCCGCCACACCAAGGCCTTAAAGCTCTACAAGGAGCTATATGCCCGAGACAAACGCTTTCAGCAGTTCATCCGG AAAGTGACCCGCTCGGCCGTGCTGAAGCGGCATGGTGTACAGGAGTGCATCCTACTGGTGACTCAGCGCATCACCAAGTACCCGGTGCTCATCAACCGGATCCTGCAGCATTCCCACG GGATCGAGGAGGAGCGCCAGGACCTGACGACGGCACTGGGGCTGGTGAAGGAGCTGCTGTCCAACGTAGACCAGGATGTGCACGAGCTGGAGAAAGGGGCCCGCCTGCAGGAGATCTACAACCGTATGGACCCTCGGGCCCAGACCCCGGTGCCTGGCAAGGGCCCTTTTGGCCGAGAGGAGCTTCTGCGGCGCAAGCTCATCCACGATGGTTGCCTGCTCTGGAAGACAGCTACTGGGCGCTTCAAAG ATGTGCTCATGCTGCTGATGACAGATGTGCTGGTATTCCTCCAGGAGAAGGACCAGAAGTACATCTTTCCTACCCTG GACAAGCCCTCGGTGGTGTCACTGCAGAATCTAATCGTGCGGGACATCGCCAACCAGGAGAAAGGGATGTTTCTGATCAGCGCAGCACCCCCTGAGATGTATGAGGTCCACACGGCATCCCGGGATGACCGGAGCACCTGGATCCGCGTCATTCAGCAGAGCGTgcgagt ATGCCCATCCAGGGAGGACTTCCCCCTGATTGAGACAGAGGATGAGGCTTACCTGCGGCGTATCAAGA TGGAGCTGCAGCAGAAAGACCGGGCACTGGTGGAGCTGCTGCAGGAGAAGGTTGGGCTGTTTGCCGAGATGACCCACTTCCAGGTGGAAGAGGATGGCGGCAGCGGGatgcccctgcccaccctgcccaggGGGCTTTTCCGCTCTGAGTCCCTCGAGTCCCCTCGTGGCGAGCGGCTGCTGCAGGATGCCATCCGTGAGG TGGAGGGCCTGAAAGACCTGCTGGTGGGGCCTGGAGTGGAGCTGCTCTTGACACCCCGGGAACCAGCCCTGTCTGTGGAACCGGACAGCGGTGGTAACACGAGTCCTGGAGTCACTGCCA ATGGTGAGGCCAGAACCTTCAATGGCTCCATTGAGCTCTGCAGAGCTGACTCAGACTCCAGCCAGAAG GATCGAAATGGAAATCAGCTGAGATCTCCCCAGGAG GAAGCGTTGCAGCGATTGGTCAATCTCTATGGACTTCTACATGGCCTACAG GCGGCTGTGGCCCAGCAGGACACTTTGATGGAAGCCCGGTTCCCTGAGGGCCCCGAGCGGCGGGAGAAGCTGACCCGAGCCAACTCCCGGGATGGGGAGGCTGGCAGAGCCGGGGCTGCCCCTGTGGCTCCTGAAAAGCAGGCTACGGAACTGGCATTGCTGCAGCGGCAACACACGCTGCTGCAAGAGGAGCTACGGCGCTGCCGACGCCTCGGCGAAGAGCGGGCGACGGAGGCTGGCAGCCTGGAAGCCCGGCTCCGAGAGAGCGAGCAGGCCCGCGCCCTGCTGGAGCGGGAGGCCGAAGAGGCTCGCAGGCAGCTGGCCGCCTTGGGCCACACGGAACCACTCCCAGCTGAGGCCCCCTGGGCCCGGCGGCCTCTGGATCCGAGGCGGCGTAGCCTCCCTGCAGGCGATGCCCTGTACTTAAGTTTCACCCCCCCACAG CCCAGCCGAGGCCATGACCGCCTGGATTTGCCTGTGACTATTCGCTCTGTCCATCGACCCTTTGAGGATCGAGAGAGGCAGGAGCTGGGCAGCCCTGATGAGCGGCTGCAAGATAGCAGTGACCCCGACACCGGCAGTGAGGAGGAAGGTAGCAGCCGTCTGTCTCCACCCCATAGTCCACGAG ACTTCACCCGAATGCAGGACATCCCAGAAGAGACTGAGAGCCGCGACGGGGAGCCTGTAGCTTCAGAGAGCTAA